The following are encoded in a window of Streptomyces griseiscabiei genomic DNA:
- the egtD gene encoding L-histidine N(alpha)-methyltransferase — MNDNRAYGYTDTLEAEHYAKALRADISDGLARTPKSTAPTWFYDARGSELFEEITQLPEYPLWRAELGLLQLHAQDIAVRTGARSLVELGSGSSTKSKLIIEALGPSGLHYVPVDVSADALHQASAQLVRDYPGIRLHALRADFTTSLVLPTLPEDGPRLIAFLGSTLGNFRRPARGPFLRGLRDIMRPEDFLLIGADLVKTEQEMTAAYDDAQGVTAEFDKHLLHVLNRELNADFDPDAFDHVSVWNGTESHIEMRLRSRVEQLVKIRDLDLAVNFTRGEEWITERSAKFTQDGLQEEMTEAGLRTNQLWADTNAGFALILATAR, encoded by the coding sequence ATGAACGACAACCGGGCCTATGGCTACACCGACACTCTCGAGGCCGAGCACTACGCCAAGGCACTGCGCGCTGACATCAGCGACGGACTGGCCCGCACCCCGAAGTCCACTGCGCCCACGTGGTTCTACGACGCCCGGGGCAGCGAACTCTTCGAGGAGATCACCCAGCTCCCGGAATACCCCCTGTGGCGAGCGGAACTGGGACTGCTCCAACTCCATGCCCAGGACATCGCCGTGCGGACCGGAGCCCGCAGCCTGGTCGAGCTCGGGTCCGGGAGCTCAACGAAGTCCAAGCTGATCATCGAGGCACTGGGGCCGAGCGGATTGCACTACGTCCCTGTCGACGTCAGTGCAGACGCGCTCCATCAGGCCAGCGCCCAACTCGTCCGGGACTACCCGGGGATCCGTCTGCACGCCCTCCGCGCCGACTTCACGACTTCCCTCGTCCTACCGACGCTGCCCGAGGACGGCCCACGCCTCATCGCCTTCCTTGGCAGCACGCTGGGGAATTTCCGGCGACCCGCCCGTGGCCCGTTCCTCCGCGGGCTCCGAGACATCATGCGTCCCGAGGACTTCCTTCTCATCGGCGCCGACCTGGTCAAGACCGAGCAGGAAATGACTGCCGCCTACGATGACGCTCAAGGCGTCACGGCTGAGTTCGACAAGCATCTGTTGCACGTATTGAACCGTGAGCTGAACGCCGACTTCGACCCGGATGCCTTCGACCACGTATCGGTGTGGAACGGCACGGAAAGCCACATCGAAATGCGGCTGCGCAGCCGAGTCGAGCAGCTCGTCAAAATCCGGGACCTTGACCTGGCAGTGAATTTCACTCGCGGAGAAGAATGGATCACTGAGCGGAGCGCGAAATTCACCCAAGACGGACTTCAGGAAGAAATGACTGAAGCGGGTCTCCGTACGAATCAGCTTTGGGCAGACACCAACGCCGGCTTTGCACTCATTCTCGCCACTGCTCGCTGA